One window of Candidatus Tanganyikabacteria bacterium genomic DNA carries:
- a CDS encoding alpha-ketoacid dehydrogenase subunit beta — MATLAQGIRLALHYAEENLGLTDVFGEDVGPPLGGVFTATQGIKCAWNSPLDERGIIGMAMGIAFAGGRPVAEIQFADYIFNTIDLLKLAGNMRWSSHGRWGVPLTVMTPVGSGIHGSIYHSHSFESIASHIPGWKIVSPSNAVDAYGLLLSAINDPDPVMYLEPKALMRARSEELIPGEPADARELDRRINAPLGDRSRWVPDWPDVQPHFVPIGEARLAREGHHATVVSYSRMLPLCVQAADQLAHEGFEFDVIDLRTLYPVDMPALRRSLAKTRRLLVVNEDTEVTNYGEHLLRRLTEEFFYELEVAPRLLAGKDVPGIGIAWSLEAASVPQAGDVLEAMRDIATAPGRVGAGEWPLLPQSFFRSR, encoded by the coding sequence ATGGCGACGCTTGCACAGGGAATCCGCCTCGCCCTTCACTACGCCGAGGAGAACCTCGGCCTGACGGATGTCTTCGGCGAGGACGTCGGTCCGCCGCTGGGTGGCGTCTTCACGGCCACGCAGGGCATCAAGTGCGCCTGGAACTCGCCGCTCGACGAGCGCGGGATCATCGGCATGGCAATGGGCATCGCCTTCGCCGGCGGCCGCCCGGTGGCCGAGATCCAGTTCGCCGACTACATCTTCAACACCATCGACCTGCTCAAGCTGGCTGGCAACATGCGCTGGAGCAGCCACGGGCGGTGGGGCGTGCCCCTCACGGTGATGACGCCGGTGGGGTCCGGCATTCACGGCTCGATCTACCATTCCCACTCGTTCGAGAGCATCGCCTCGCACATCCCCGGCTGGAAGATCGTGTCCCCGTCCAACGCGGTCGACGCCTACGGCCTGCTGCTGTCGGCAATCAACGATCCCGACCCGGTGATGTACCTCGAGCCCAAGGCGCTCATGCGGGCGCGCAGCGAGGAACTCATCCCGGGCGAACCCGCCGATGCGCGCGAACTCGACCGGCGCATCAACGCGCCCCTGGGCGATCGGTCGCGGTGGGTGCCCGACTGGCCGGACGTCCAGCCCCACTTCGTGCCCATCGGCGAGGCCAGGCTGGCCAGGGAGGGCCACCATGCCACGGTCGTCTCCTACTCCCGCATGCTGCCGCTGTGCGTGCAAGCGGCCGATCAGCTGGCGCACGAGGGCTTCGAATTCGACGTCATCGACCTGCGCACGCTCTACCCGGTGGACATGCCGGCGCTGCGGCGTTCCCTCGCGAAGACGCGCCGCCTGCTGGTGGTCAACGAGGACACCGAGGTCACCAACTACGGCGAGCACCTGCTGCGGCGGCTCACCGAGGAGTTCTTCTACGAACTCGAGGTGGCACCCAGGCTGCTGGCCGGCAAGGACGTCCCGGGCATAGGCATCGCCTGGTCGCTCGAAGCGGCCAGCGTTCCCCAGGCCGGTGACGTGCTCGAAGCGATGCGCGACATCGCGACCGCCCCGGGCCGGGTCGGCGCCGGCGAGTGGCCGCTCCTGCCGCAAAGCTTCTTTAGAAGCCGGTAG
- a CDS encoding thiamine pyrophosphate-dependent dehydrogenase E1 component subunit alpha → MHDLMVKARTTEETAILMNKSGEGFFWIGGPGEEAFAVPLGLQVKKGQGPDHDYLHLHYRGGPIAMAMGVDPLDHLRQMGAKATDPFSGGRQFVEHYAIPEWNIVPVTPTIETQYTMVIGTAHVQRRHGGDGISIVTGGDAGAAEGDIHVCLNWSSRPGQELPVLIIVTHNRWGISTPCTQVQSTRNLNEWATPFGIRNSVVDGNDVAASWDALADAMAYIRAERKPYMLQADVSRLYGHSSASGANRVDEPDCIPLYEERLISEGLMTRAECDAVWERWRAYCKEALEQVRSEPAPDPADIWTHIFAEPAGV, encoded by the coding sequence ATCCACGACCTGATGGTCAAGGCGCGGACTACCGAGGAAACCGCCATCTTGATGAACAAGAGCGGCGAGGGCTTCTTCTGGATCGGCGGGCCCGGCGAAGAGGCGTTCGCCGTGCCTTTGGGGCTGCAGGTCAAGAAGGGCCAGGGGCCCGACCACGACTACCTTCACCTGCACTACCGAGGCGGCCCGATCGCCATGGCGATGGGCGTCGATCCCCTCGATCACCTGCGGCAGATGGGCGCCAAGGCCACCGACCCGTTCTCGGGCGGCCGGCAGTTCGTCGAGCACTACGCGATTCCCGAGTGGAACATCGTGCCGGTCACGCCGACCATCGAGACGCAGTACACGATGGTCATCGGCACCGCGCACGTGCAGAGGCGCCACGGCGGCGACGGCATCTCCATCGTCACGGGCGGCGACGCCGGCGCGGCCGAAGGCGACATCCACGTCTGCCTGAACTGGAGTTCCCGCCCCGGCCAGGAGCTGCCCGTCTTGATCATCGTCACCCACAACCGGTGGGGCATCTCGACGCCGTGCACCCAGGTCCAGTCCACCCGCAACCTCAACGAGTGGGCCACGCCTTTCGGCATCCGCAACTCGGTGGTGGACGGCAACGACGTCGCGGCTTCGTGGGATGCCCTGGCCGACGCCATGGCGTACATCCGGGCCGAGCGCAAGCCATACATGCTCCAGGCCGACGTGAGCCGCCTGTACGGCCATTCCTCGGCGTCCGGCGCCAATCGCGTGGACGAGCCCGACTGCATCCCGCTTTACGAGGAGCGGCTCATCTCGGAAGGCCTGATGACCCGCGCGGAATGCGATGCGGTCTGGGAGCGCTGGCGCGCGTACTGCAAGGAAGCGCTGGAGCAGGTGAGGTCGGAGCCGGCTCCCGACCCTGCCGACATCTGGACCCACATCTTCGCCGAGCCGGCGGGAGTCTAG